Proteins encoded together in one Amblyomma americanum isolate KBUSLIRL-KWMA chromosome 1, ASM5285725v1, whole genome shotgun sequence window:
- the LOC144108057 gene encoding uncharacterized protein LOC144108057: MYRMPPTRRDPSPDRKENTNVVPDNRASRRLQQLPPEHGLLPKKTKKIVAEATPMAAPASPIVLQQPREPPTFRGSTFEDPESWLETYERVTTFNSWASDDKLRHVYFALEDAARTWFENREATLMTWDLFRSSFLQTFTSVLRKEQAQALLETRAQLLNETIAIFTEEMSRLFRHADPEMYEEKKLRLLMRGVKEELFGAMIRSPPTTIEEFLREATSIEKTLEMRNRQFNRRTNSTNYAGVQSLATDDLRETIRAVVREEL, from the coding sequence atgtaccggATGCCCCCGACACGCCGTGATCCAAGCCCAGACCGTAAAGAGAACACCAACGTAGTCCCGgacaatcgagcaagccgccgtcttcaacagctgcccccggagcacggacttctacctaagaagaccaagaagattgtggccgaggcaaccccaatggcagccccagcgtcccccatcgtgctgcagcagcccaggGAACCACCGACGTTCCGCGGTTCCACATTTGAGGACCCGGAAAGCTGGCTGGAAACGTATGAGAGGGTCACTACGTTTAACAGCTGGGCAAGCGACGACAAGCTGCGACATGTCTATTTCGCATTGGAGGACGCCGCCAGGACGTGGTTCGAGAATCGAGAAGCCACCTTGATGACATGggacctgttccgaagcagcttcctgcaaacatttacaagcgtccTGCGAAAAGAGCAAGCCCAAGCTCTACTGGAGACTAGAGCGCAGCTGCTGAATGAGACGATCGCAATCTTCACTGAGGAAATGAGCCGTCTGTTCCGCCACGCCGACCCGGAAATGTACGAAGAGAAGAAACTCCGCCTACTGATGCGTGGTGTAAAGGAGGAACTTTTTGGCGCAATGATACGAAGCCCACCGACGACCATAGAAGAGTTCCTTCGCGAGGCCACCAGCATTGAGAAGACACTCGAAATGCGGAACCGACAATTCAACCGCCGCACGAACTCGACAAACTACGCCGGAGTTCAGTCACTGGCCACCGACGACCTGCGCGAGACCATCAGGGCAGTCGTACGAGAGGAGCTTTAA